The following proteins are co-located in the Gloeocapsa sp. PCC 7428 genome:
- a CDS encoding polysaccharide lyase, protein MFLSSTLKKFSYVALLSSIGVSFLGVRAITGNTSTSRNVIFSETFAGGDLQNWGKDIAWKHEGKKFTEPGTEICCNHSVKLDDSIAREGRHSARFTLYKDDPLATNSKRAELRLGAVPTKSEYWYGFSIYLPPGYIKDPSFEIVNQWNARPDFKLGEKWRSPQLALVTADGKWHVHRRWDHQQVTKNNTPAGKETITLGAYQTGVWTDWVFRVKWSYEADGLVEVWKNGKLVVRKTGPNTYNDEVGPYQKFGVYKTDWKHHPEKSRASVRVLYFDSIRMGDASAEYADVAPGERRP, encoded by the coding sequence ATGTTTTTAAGTTCAACATTAAAGAAATTTAGTTATGTGGCTTTATTGTCCTCTATCGGAGTTAGCTTTTTGGGAGTGCGGGCAATTACTGGTAATACAAGTACTTCAAGAAATGTAATTTTTAGTGAGACTTTTGCAGGAGGAGATCTACAAAATTGGGGAAAAGATATTGCCTGGAAGCATGAAGGTAAAAAATTTACGGAGCCAGGTACAGAAATTTGCTGTAATCACTCAGTTAAGTTAGATGACTCTATTGCAAGAGAAGGTCGCCACTCAGCACGCTTTACTCTTTATAAAGACGATCCTCTTGCCACTAATAGCAAAAGGGCAGAGTTAAGATTAGGGGCTGTTCCCACAAAATCTGAGTATTGGTATGGTTTTAGTATTTACCTTCCCCCTGGATACATTAAAGATCCATCTTTTGAGATTGTTAATCAATGGAATGCTAGACCAGATTTTAAGCTGGGCGAGAAATGGCGCAGTCCACAGCTTGCGTTAGTAACCGCAGATGGCAAATGGCACGTACATCGACGCTGGGATCATCAACAAGTCACTAAAAATAACACTCCTGCTGGTAAAGAAACAATTACTTTAGGAGCATATCAAACCGGTGTATGGACTGACTGGGTGTTTCGTGTTAAGTGGTCATATGAAGCTGATGGTTTAGTTGAAGTATGGAAGAACGGTAAGCTTGTTGTCAGAAAAACAGGACCAAATACTTATAATGATGAAGTTGGACCTTATCAAAAATTTGGTGTCTATAAAACTGATTGGAAGCATCATCCTGAGAAATCCAGAGCTAGTGTAAGAGTTCTTTATTTTGACAGTATACGCATGGGTGATGCTAGTGCGGAATATGCAGATGTTGCACCTGGTGAGCGTCGTCCATAG
- a CDS encoding methyltransferase domain-containing protein — protein MLFITKFKPANFLTSLADERNAKSWSNKLRQKRFLLFKTFLLENCHQANSALRIIDVGGRPTIWEKNLLELKRLIPKAKFEITVANIQEYLSDSEDIQCIIADARRMNQFKNKEFDVVFSNSVIEHVGEYKDQEEMSKEILRIGKTYFLQTPNYYFPIEPHFLFPCFQFLPLKIKVWLIANFDLGWRKKTPNRETAIMLANSVRLLTKRQLMALFPGGKIFEEKFLSLTKSFVVYGKSP, from the coding sequence ATGCTGTTTATAACTAAGTTTAAACCAGCTAATTTTTTGACGAGTTTGGCTGATGAACGAAATGCTAAATCTTGGTCGAACAAGCTAAGGCAAAAAAGATTCTTATTATTCAAAACGTTTCTTTTAGAAAACTGTCATCAAGCAAATAGTGCATTAAGAATTATTGATGTAGGGGGCAGACCTACTATTTGGGAAAAGAACTTATTAGAGCTAAAAAGACTAATTCCAAAAGCAAAGTTTGAAATTACAGTTGCTAATATTCAAGAATATTTGTCTGATTCTGAAGACATTCAATGCATTATCGCAGATGCAAGAAGAATGAATCAATTTAAAAACAAAGAGTTTGATGTTGTCTTTTCAAACTCTGTGATTGAGCATGTAGGAGAGTATAAAGACCAAGAAGAAATGTCTAAGGAAATTCTAAGGATAGGTAAAACATACTTTTTACAAACGCCTAATTATTATTTTCCTATAGAACCTCATTTTCTCTTTCCTTGCTTTCAGTTTTTACCATTAAAAATTAAAGTTTGGCTGATTGCGAATTTTGATTTAGGATGGAGAAAGAAAACACCTAATAGAGAAACTGCAATTATGTTGGCTAATTCAGTTAGATTGCTTACCAAAAGACAATTAATGGCATTATTTCCTGGAGGAAAGATCTTTGAAGAAAAGTTTTTAAGTTTAACCAAATCTTTTGTAGTATATGGTAAATCACCATAA
- a CDS encoding polysaccharide lyase: MKSKNLQKKSLRSVLGLFLGTACFFPLGTNLASAAIVEEVTEDISSAWLREASTSKGGPTCNLLENVTSLMGNTSHPVRAGRQAFRHWVNRCGERSELAMRRTAIGSTYWYGWSMYIPSNWQDPSDGYDILTQWATYPTPRNGKFACGANGSYIVRNGEDITFKLQFKGEKTDSECIRYPLVKLADARGRWVDFVMHAKWTGNTDGFAKLWVKVGNGAYTQKVDYKGRTFWNDEGDGPYFKMGLYKGEPNFSGAAPRYLYTDEYRLGDANAKFEDVAPGGVANPQPQPENPQLRVSENFSTSVRNFDVELGGSWTVSNGRYLLSDTNPERSTPYSNRNISVHKTPIAGNFTLTADASVVPTSNRWNDFSIIFNYQDLNNYYFASFNESSDNFTNGIFKVENGVASKIANFSSLIAAGTTYNIKVEKTGNTIKVYRNNSLEATVEDTTFSGGKVGFGSRNDSATFDNLIVQ; the protein is encoded by the coding sequence ATGAAGTCTAAAAACTTACAGAAAAAATCATTACGCTCAGTTTTAGGTTTGTTTTTAGGTACAGCTTGTTTTTTCCCTTTAGGAACAAACCTCGCCTCTGCGGCAATTGTTGAGGAAGTTACAGAAGATATTAGTTCAGCATGGCTACGTGAAGCTTCAACTTCTAAAGGAGGACCTACTTGCAACCTATTAGAAAATGTCACAAGTTTGATGGGGAATACAAGCCATCCAGTCCGTGCTGGAAGGCAAGCTTTTAGACATTGGGTAAATCGTTGCGGGGAACGTTCTGAGTTAGCAATGAGAAGAACTGCAATTGGTAGCACTTACTGGTACGGGTGGTCAATGTATATTCCTTCAAACTGGCAAGATCCGTCGGATGGATATGATATTCTTACTCAGTGGGCAACTTATCCAACTCCTCGCAATGGAAAGTTCGCGTGTGGTGCAAACGGTTCATACATAGTAAGAAATGGCGAAGATATTACATTTAAATTGCAATTCAAAGGAGAGAAAACTGACTCAGAATGTATCCGCTATCCTCTGGTAAAACTTGCAGATGCACGCGGAAGATGGGTTGATTTTGTCATGCACGCTAAATGGACAGGAAACACAGATGGATTTGCTAAACTCTGGGTAAAAGTGGGAAATGGGGCATACACTCAAAAAGTCGATTACAAAGGTCGTACTTTTTGGAACGATGAAGGTGATGGACCATACTTTAAAATGGGATTGTACAAAGGCGAACCCAACTTTAGTGGCGCAGCTCCTCGATATTTGTATACTGATGAATATCGCTTAGGCGACGCTAATGCTAAATTTGAAGATGTCGCTCCTGGAGGAGTTGCTAATCCACAGCCACAACCGGAAAATCCACAACTAAGAGTTTCAGAAAACTTTTCTACTTCTGTTAGAAACTTTGATGTTGAACTAGGAGGATCTTGGACAGTCAGCAATGGCAGGTATCTCCTATCAGATACAAATCCAGAACGCTCAACTCCCTATTCCAATCGTAATATATCTGTACATAAGACACCGATTGCGGGTAACTTTACATTAACTGCTGATGCAAGTGTCGTACCAACATCAAATAGATGGAATGATTTCTCAATTATTTTTAATTACCAAGACTTGAACAACTACTACTTTGCTAGTTTTAACGAAAGTAGTGATAATTTCACCAATGGTATTTTCAAAGTGGAAAACGGAGTTGCAAGTAAGATAGCCAACTTTAGCTCCTTAATTGCTGCTGGAACTACATATAATATCAAGGTAGAAAAAACAGGCAATACTATCAAGGTATATCGCAACAATAGCCTAGAAGCAACAGTTGAAGATACAACCTTCAGTGGGGGTAAGGTTGGTTTCGGTAGTCGTAATGATTCTGCAACTTTTGATAACTTGATAGTTCAGTGA
- the rfbF gene encoding glucose-1-phosphate cytidylyltransferase, translating into MKAVILAGGLGTRISEETTIKPKPMVEIGGKPILWHIMKIYAAHGINDFIICCGYKGYVIKEYFANYFLHMSDVTFDMRFNQMNVHCGYAEPWRVTLVDTGEATMTGGRLKRVKEHVGNSTFCFTYGDGVSNVNITRLIEFHRQQKTQATLTAVQPPGRFGAICLAEEQTKITSFKEKPGGDGAWINGGYFVLEPEVIDYIADDTTVWEQQPLEKLAHLEQLSAYKHDGFWQPMDTLRDKNYLEDLWKKGTAPWKMW; encoded by the coding sequence ATGAAAGCGGTAATACTAGCAGGGGGATTGGGGACAAGGATCAGTGAAGAGACAACAATCAAACCAAAGCCAATGGTGGAGATTGGGGGAAAGCCAATCCTGTGGCACATCATGAAAATCTATGCAGCGCACGGGATAAACGATTTCATCATTTGCTGCGGATACAAAGGATATGTCATTAAAGAATATTTCGCGAATTACTTTCTGCACATGTCCGACGTGACATTTGATATGCGATTCAATCAAATGAACGTCCACTGCGGGTATGCCGAACCGTGGCGCGTGACATTAGTCGATACGGGCGAAGCGACGATGACGGGCGGTAGACTCAAGCGCGTCAAAGAACACGTGGGTAATAGTACATTCTGCTTCACCTACGGCGACGGCGTCAGCAACGTCAACATCACGCGCTTAATCGAATTTCACCGTCAACAAAAAACGCAAGCAACACTCACCGCCGTGCAACCGCCAGGCAGATTTGGCGCGATTTGTCTAGCCGAAGAACAAACAAAAATTACATCATTCAAAGAAAAACCAGGTGGTGACGGCGCGTGGATCAACGGCGGTTACTTTGTCCTCGAACCGGAAGTGATCGACTACATCGCCGATGACACTACAGTGTGGGAACAACAACCACTCGAAAAACTCGCGCATCTCGAACAGCTATCCGCGTACAAACACGACGGGTTCTGGCAACCAATGGATACACTGCGCGATAAAAACTATCTCGAAGACCTGTGGAAAAAAGGTACTGCACCTTGGAAGATGTGGTAA
- the lhgO gene encoding L-2-hydroxyglutarate oxidase yields the protein MYDFAIIGGGIVGLSTAMAVGKRYPDARIVVLEKENAWASHQTGNNSGVIHSGIYYKPGSFKAKFCRDGSRAMVEFCQEHGIAHEVCGKVIIATSEQELPRLENLYQRGLENGLRLEKLSAAAVREIEPHVHCLAGIRVFTTGIVDYKQVAQQYVSIILAQGGELRLNTTVKDIHTYSDSLVLITNSGTIETRYVINCAGLFSDRIARKGQVNPQAKIVPFRGEYYELKPEKRYLVKHLIYPVPNPNFPFLGVHFTRMIDGSVHAGPNAVLSLKREGYRKTDFNLQDFTEVMMYPGFWRLAAKHADEGIKEMIRSLSKAAFVRSLQQLIPEVTAEDVIPTHAGVRAQALENSGKLVDDFLIVPGDRTLHVCNAPSPAATSSLEIGKAIALAIPTPTHLQTKSPAKVS from the coding sequence ATGTATGATTTTGCAATAATTGGTGGGGGGATTGTTGGTTTATCTACCGCTATGGCAGTAGGCAAACGCTATCCAGATGCTCGAATTGTAGTTTTAGAAAAAGAAAACGCTTGGGCAAGCCACCAAACGGGAAATAATAGTGGTGTCATTCATTCTGGTATTTACTACAAGCCAGGAAGCTTTAAAGCAAAGTTCTGCCGCGACGGAAGCCGCGCAATGGTGGAATTCTGTCAAGAACACGGTATTGCTCATGAAGTTTGTGGAAAAGTGATTATAGCGACTTCTGAGCAAGAACTACCACGATTAGAGAATTTGTATCAACGAGGTTTAGAGAATGGCTTACGGCTTGAGAAGCTATCAGCAGCAGCAGTTCGAGAAATTGAACCGCACGTACACTGCTTAGCAGGAATTCGCGTCTTTACTACGGGCATTGTTGATTATAAGCAAGTTGCGCAGCAATATGTCAGTATTATTTTGGCGCAAGGAGGAGAGCTACGCTTAAATACCACAGTCAAGGATATTCATACCTATAGTGATTCTTTGGTGCTTATAACTAACTCAGGTACCATCGAAACACGCTATGTGATTAACTGTGCAGGTTTATTTAGCGATCGCATTGCCCGCAAAGGACAGGTTAATCCTCAAGCCAAAATCGTGCCATTTCGCGGCGAGTATTACGAACTCAAGCCCGAAAAACGTTATCTTGTTAAGCATCTCATTTATCCTGTCCCAAATCCGAACTTTCCGTTTTTAGGAGTACATTTCACACGCATGATTGATGGTAGCGTTCATGCGGGACCTAATGCAGTACTAAGTCTGAAGCGCGAGGGGTATCGTAAGACTGATTTTAACTTACAGGACTTCACCGAGGTGATGATGTATCCTGGGTTCTGGCGGCTAGCAGCTAAACACGCGGATGAGGGAATTAAAGAAATGATTCGTTCGCTATCCAAAGCTGCATTTGTTCGGAGTTTGCAGCAGTTGATTCCTGAAGTAACCGCAGAGGATGTGATTCCTACCCATGCGGGAGTCAGGGCACAGGCACTCGAAAACAGTGGCAAACTCGTAGATGACTTTTTAATTGTCCCAGGCGATCGCACACTTCATGTTTGTAATGCACCTTCTCCAGCAGCAACGTCTTCGTTGGAAATTGGTAAAGCGATCGCACTAGCAATTCCAACTCCAACTCATCTCCAAACTAAGAGTCCAGCTAAGGTAAGTTAA
- a CDS encoding DUF563 domain-containing protein, with translation MRKNKLFKKYGKSLRPYIDLISYLFARILSALPVSSEIIGSPKKAYKSTYDWIIQYNSRARVAKSSYQEIYPSYFRSSSEIRTTDKKIHAEFQKQQNRVTSNAIRSAFVASIPNGRIWGYHQHGIIITPDDGVLIDISYEGRTSQTKLINDETNHPIFRKFKLEPVTHLNETVALLSVRGGQVYYHWMFNLLPKIHLLNRSIGIDNIDKFVINKVCTKFQEETLRILGVPQSKLIEIDGESFHVKANQVVVTSFTQISTWSCEFLRSEFLKHTSPKVASEEYIYISRGDARKRRVANEGDVINYLEKFGFKIVTLESMSVLEQAQLFSSAKAIVAPHGAGLTNAVFCQPGTKLVEFFSPNYVHPLYWDLSNHVGLEYYYFLGEQQHLPSYHNPNADDIVINLNSLAKTLQLAGISKQLTCST, from the coding sequence ATGCGCAAAAATAAGTTGTTCAAAAAATACGGAAAAAGCTTAAGACCTTATATAGATCTTATTAGTTACCTATTTGCGAGAATTTTAAGTGCTTTACCAGTTAGTTCTGAGATTATTGGTTCTCCTAAAAAAGCATATAAATCAACTTATGATTGGATAATTCAATATAACTCAAGAGCTAGAGTAGCTAAAAGTAGTTATCAAGAAATCTATCCCAGCTATTTTAGAAGTTCATCAGAAATTAGAACGACAGACAAGAAAATTCACGCTGAATTTCAAAAACAGCAAAATCGAGTAACATCTAATGCTATTCGTTCAGCATTTGTTGCATCAATTCCGAATGGGCGTATTTGGGGGTACCATCAGCACGGAATCATTATTACTCCTGATGATGGAGTTTTAATAGACATTTCTTATGAAGGTAGGACGAGTCAAACTAAGCTTATTAATGATGAAACCAATCATCCAATTTTTCGGAAGTTCAAGTTAGAACCAGTGACGCATCTTAATGAAACAGTTGCTCTTCTATCAGTCCGAGGAGGGCAAGTATATTATCATTGGATGTTCAATTTATTACCAAAAATTCATCTACTTAATCGTAGTATTGGCATAGACAATATTGACAAATTTGTTATTAATAAAGTTTGTACAAAATTTCAAGAAGAAACTCTAAGAATTTTAGGCGTTCCTCAAAGTAAGTTAATAGAAATTGATGGCGAGAGCTTTCATGTAAAAGCAAATCAAGTTGTGGTAACTTCATTCACGCAAATATCAACTTGGTCGTGTGAATTTTTGAGAAGTGAGTTTCTGAAGCATACATCACCGAAGGTAGCATCAGAAGAATACATTTACATAAGCCGTGGCGATGCACGTAAGCGTCGGGTAGCTAATGAAGGCGATGTCATTAACTATCTTGAAAAGTTTGGATTTAAAATTGTAACGTTAGAGTCGATGTCAGTGCTAGAACAGGCACAACTCTTCTCCTCGGCTAAAGCAATCGTTGCTCCGCATGGTGCTGGACTGACAAATGCTGTATTTTGCCAGCCAGGAACTAAATTAGTAGAATTTTTCTCGCCAAATTATGTACATCCATTGTATTGGGATCTTAGCAATCACGTTGGGCTTGAATACTACTATTTTTTGGGTGAGCAACAGCATTTACCTAGTTATCACAATCCTAATGCAGATGATATTGTGATTAATCTCAATTCATTGGCAAAAACGTTACAACTTGCTGGCATTAGCAAACAATTAACTTGTTCAACTTAA
- a CDS encoding NAD(P)-dependent oxidoreductase, translating to MKVIVTGTEGYIGSLFAPMLMQRGHEVLAIDTGFYKAGWLYNGTDATAKTLNKDIRQITIEDLQGVDAVVHMAELSNDPTGQLAPNITYEINHKGSVTLASLAKAAGVRRFVYMSSCSVYGVATGVDVTEESPINPQTAYAECKTLVERDVQVLADDGFSPTFMRNATAFGASPRMRFDIVLNNLAGLAWTTNEIKMTSDGTPWRPLVHVLDICKAIICALEAPRDIVHNQIFNVGDTAHNYRVKEIAEIIADVFPNCQVSFGDNGADNRSYRVSFEKINTLLPGFKCEWDAARGARQLYDLFNLTDMSEETFLFRGFTRLKQLEYLIRTHQIDQDFYWTA from the coding sequence ATGAAAGTCATAGTAACTGGTACTGAAGGCTATATTGGTTCGTTATTTGCCCCAATGTTAATGCAACGAGGGCATGAGGTTTTAGCAATTGATACAGGCTTTTATAAAGCTGGCTGGTTATACAATGGCACTGACGCCACTGCAAAAACGCTCAACAAAGATATTCGCCAAATCACAATCGAAGACTTGCAAGGTGTAGATGCTGTCGTCCATATGGCAGAGTTGTCAAACGACCCCACCGGACAACTCGCACCTAACATCACTTATGAAATTAATCATAAAGGTTCAGTCACATTGGCAAGTTTGGCTAAAGCCGCAGGAGTGCGACGCTTTGTGTATATGTCGTCATGCAGCGTGTACGGTGTCGCCACTGGCGTTGATGTCACCGAAGAATCGCCCATCAATCCGCAAACTGCTTACGCCGAGTGCAAAACGCTCGTTGAGCGAGATGTTCAAGTACTGGCAGATGATGGTTTTTCGCCCACATTCATGCGTAACGCTACCGCGTTTGGTGCTTCTCCAAGAATGCGGTTTGATATTGTGTTAAACAACCTCGCGGGGCTAGCATGGACGACCAACGAAATCAAAATGACGAGTGATGGCACTCCTTGGCGTCCTTTAGTTCACGTCCTTGATATCTGTAAAGCAATTATTTGTGCATTGGAAGCACCGCGCGACATTGTGCATAACCAAATTTTCAATGTTGGAGATACTGCACATAACTACCGCGTCAAAGAAATTGCAGAGATTATTGCAGATGTCTTTCCCAATTGCCAAGTCAGCTTTGGGGACAATGGTGCCGACAACCGCAGCTATCGTGTTTCCTTTGAGAAAATTAACACCCTCTTGCCAGGATTCAAATGCGAATGGGATGCCGCACGTGGTGCAAGGCAGCTATACGACTTATTTAATCTCACAGATATGTCAGAAGAAACCTTTTTGTTCCGAGGTTTCACTCGCCTTAAGCAATTGGAATACCTCATTCGTACACATCAAATCGACCAAGATTTTTACTGGACAGCCTAA
- a CDS encoding GDSL-type esterase/lipase family protein, which yields MTLAGFRLEANSAASGGQVVSLIGDELTEVGSAAFVFNASSGLYNVVVGYFDEADGVSRLEVRKEGLVIDAWDFDLNLGSPIVNTQTRTQRAIATELAINTGETVELYAAENNGEPARIDYVEFVPTTTNEVPQPMRIEAENMNLTGFRIEANSAAWGQEMISFVGGGVAETGFASFNFTGVSGLYKVVVGYFDENDGASQLEVRQKGTIVDAWSANQNRGSSLADRQTRTLRTIATNLAVSQGDTFQLKATEDAGEPARIDFIEFIPVTSTVVNGTSGNDRLVGNSSNNTLNGFAGNDTLDGRGGNNQLNGGSGIDAADYTDAPNGIIANLKTGTVLKPLFGTKTPKIMPLGDSITEGGHRVEPTPGTYRTQLWKNLRTDNLNADFVGSQFNGPPILGDKNHEGHGGWTIDQIAGLVDRDIMKTYQPQIVLLMIGTNDVLRGNSLSEITSDLNNLIDRISQDSSNTHILVSSIAPIDPAFLGPTRANRAKELNALLPDLVNDKVAEGKKVTYVNAGGSLNFNDLVPDGIHPNVAGYNKIGNAWYDTLVKRDVLTGIENIIGSSFADRLIGDATYNTLRGGRGRDTLTGGGGPDNFFYKEPSDSGDIITDFSSDDRLTFASAGFANGLVRGVKLSTTAADTGMFASGTNPTPVGSSANFLYNTNIGVLQFDPDGIGSGSATTIATLAGAPSLSATQIYIS from the coding sequence ATGACCCTGGCAGGCTTTCGTTTAGAAGCGAATTCCGCAGCATCAGGGGGACAAGTGGTTAGTTTAATAGGAGATGAACTTACAGAAGTTGGCAGTGCAGCTTTTGTATTTAATGCCTCCTCTGGTTTATACAACGTAGTTGTAGGCTACTTTGATGAAGCTGATGGCGTCAGCCGTCTAGAGGTGCGTAAAGAAGGGTTGGTAATAGATGCTTGGGATTTTGACCTGAATTTAGGTAGCCCTATAGTCAATACTCAAACACGCACACAGCGTGCGATCGCCACTGAACTCGCTATCAACACCGGAGAAACTGTAGAACTTTACGCCGCTGAGAACAATGGAGAACCTGCAAGGATAGATTACGTTGAATTTGTGCCTACAACAACTAATGAGGTACCGCAGCCGATGCGCATTGAAGCAGAAAATATGAATCTGACAGGCTTTCGCATAGAAGCGAATAGTGCTGCTTGGGGTCAAGAAATGATTAGTTTCGTCGGTGGCGGTGTAGCAGAAACAGGTTTTGCCTCGTTTAACTTTACAGGTGTTTCCGGTTTGTACAAAGTTGTTGTAGGCTACTTTGATGAAAATGATGGTGCTAGCCAATTAGAAGTGCGCCAAAAAGGCACAATTGTAGACGCTTGGAGTGCTAACCAAAATCGAGGTAGTAGTTTAGCTGATAGGCAAACTAGAACACTGCGTACGATCGCGACAAACTTAGCAGTTAGTCAAGGTGATACCTTTCAACTCAAAGCGACAGAAGATGCGGGAGAACCTGCCAGGATAGACTTTATCGAGTTTATTCCTGTTACATCGACGGTAGTTAATGGTACAAGCGGAAACGATCGATTAGTCGGCAATTCCAGTAATAATACGCTCAATGGTTTTGCTGGAAACGATACCCTTGATGGTCGAGGAGGTAATAACCAGCTTAACGGCGGTAGTGGTATTGATGCGGCTGACTATACAGATGCCCCCAATGGTATCATTGCTAACTTAAAGACAGGAACTGTACTCAAACCCCTGTTTGGCACAAAAACGCCAAAAATCATGCCTTTAGGAGACTCGATTACCGAAGGCGGACACAGAGTTGAGCCAACTCCAGGAACTTATCGCACCCAGTTATGGAAAAATCTGCGTACTGACAACTTAAACGCTGATTTTGTCGGTTCGCAGTTTAATGGACCGCCCATTTTAGGTGATAAAAACCACGAAGGACACGGTGGATGGACAATTGATCAGATCGCTGGCTTGGTCGATCGGGACATCATGAAAACGTATCAGCCGCAGATAGTTTTGCTGATGATTGGCACAAATGATGTTCTGCGTGGCAATTCGCTGAGCGAGATAACGAGTGATTTGAATAATCTGATTGATCGCATCAGTCAAGATTCGAGCAACACGCACATTTTGGTTTCTTCGATTGCGCCTATTGACCCTGCATTTCTAGGTCCAACGCGTGCAAATCGTGCAAAAGAGTTAAATGCATTGCTTCCTGATTTAGTCAATGACAAAGTAGCGGAAGGTAAAAAAGTTACTTATGTCAATGCTGGAGGTAGCCTCAACTTTAATGATTTAGTACCAGATGGTATTCACCCAAATGTCGCCGGATACAACAAGATCGGAAATGCATGGTATGACACACTTGTCAAGCGTGATGTATTGACTGGTATCGAAAACATCATCGGTTCTAGTTTTGCCGATCGCTTAATAGGAGATGCTACTTACAACACACTTAGAGGTGGTCGTGGTAGAGATACGCTAACTGGTGGGGGCGGTCCAGATAATTTCTTTTATAAAGAACCAAGCGACAGCGGGGACATTATTACCGATTTCAGTTCAGATGATCGCTTGACATTTGCTAGCGCGGGTTTTGCTAATGGTTTAGTTCGTGGGGTCAAACTTAGTACAACAGCCGCAGATACAGGCATGTTTGCCAGCGGTACTAATCCCACACCAGTAGGTAGTAGTGCCAACTTCTTATACAACACCAACATCGGTGTATTGCAATTTGATCCTGATGGCATTGGATCAGGTTCAGCAACGACAATTGCAACCTTAGCTGGCGCGCCATCGTTGAGCGCTACTCAAATTTATATTTCTTAA